The Caldivirga sp. genome includes the window TCCTTAAGTATTAGTACACCACCATTCTTGAGTATAATCTTGGCTACAACGAAGTCCTCAACCTCAAATCTCTCAGTATCCCAAGCACCCCACCCACCCTCAACAATGGCATCCTTACTTTTACCAATACCGGTGAAGACATGACCACTAATCCTCTCCACCTCAGGGAAGCCTAGGATATTCATCGCATTATCTATTGCGTAACAGCCTAAGTCAAGCAACACACCACCACCAGCCATTTCCTTAGTGTAGAATGTTGGAGTTGTTGGAATACCTCTACGCCTCTTACCGTCAGCTAATGTTTCACCATAGTAGAATTCACCAAGTAAACCACTTGACACTATTCTCTTTGCTGCAATAATCTGGGCTTCAAACCTATTCTGAAAACCAACCTCAAGAACCTTACCTGAGGACACAGCTGCCTTATACATTTCAAGAGCCTCATTAGCTGTTGAAGCCATAGGCTTCTCAACAAGTACATTAACACCATGTTTAAGCGCATATATTGTTGGCTCAGCATGAAGCCTATGAGGCGTTGTAATACTCACAGCATCTAAATTAAGCTTATCAATCATCTCCCTATAATCAACAAAAACATTTTCCTGGGGAATATTCCACCTCTTGGCAAATTCAAG containing:
- a CDS encoding Gfo/Idh/MocA family oxidoreductase, which translates into the protein MGLSTKVKVGFIGAGGIANVHARYYKELPNVELVGVAEIVKERGLEFAKRWNIPQENVFVDYREMIDKLNLDAVSITTPHRLHAEPTIYALKHGVNVLVEKPMASTANEALEMYKAAVSSGKVLEVGFQNRFEAQIIAAKRIVSSGLLGEFYYGETLADGKRRRGIPTTPTFYTKEMAGGGVLLDLGCYAIDNAMNILGFPEVERISGHVFTGIGKSKDAIVEGGWGAWDTERFEVEDFVVAKIILKNGGVLILKEAWAMHNNELGRPFYMGTRGGIKLNPLEVYRDEWGHMTTTTVQLPNRDPWRDKVGKFIDAVANGKPSPIDPRENVYEQFILEAIYESARQGGTEVKLTIPDEVKPILNQYAKGA